The following nucleotide sequence is from Pseudoliparis swirei isolate HS2019 ecotype Mariana Trench chromosome 7, NWPU_hadal_v1, whole genome shotgun sequence.
CAGTGTGtggtatttatactgtgttctgtattctccagctctctctctgactTTAATTATATCCAAAACAAAAGCTGTTGAGGGAAATAACTAACAGATCAAGAAAAGACTAACCttttcaaaaataatgaaagttGTTTCTGGTCCCTTTGTGAATCAGAACTAAAATTAACTTATATTTTAACCAGATGGAGAATCGGAAAACAAATCTCACATGCAACGTGAGTTTAATCTGCGATCCGTCTTTACTCTGGTATGAAACCCCAGCGATCAGTCTGATCTGCTGCAGCGTCCAATTAAAAATGACGTATGAACATAAGGGGCGGTGCCGAGCGTTAAAACACTTCCTGGAAGCTCTCGCACCTCCTCgcaaagtcatggaattttaaaatcatttccaggcctggaaaagtcatggaaaaaacttaaatcataaaagttttggaaaagtcatggaaatttgttataattacGTGTTTATTTaagccgagtttgaaataattaatatgtttttttaaagaaagacgctcaaaatataagccggcgtacgctctcgatacgcacaattttctaaattgttcatgtttatactgagatttcagtttggtcatggaaatttggtttagagtcatggaaaagtccatCAAAGTTATGTTATTGTATAGTAATGGACGACTGGAattggaaatccattggtcaacatgtgtaagaaccctgcactCATCATGAAGGGCCACTTTAGGAGAGACGGCACAAATGAGTGAAGAGGACGGGCGGTGTTTGTTTAATCCAtagcttgacacacacacacacacacaaaattcgaaatctttatacttgttgtttGTCTATTACAGAATTTATCATGAAACTCtcttaatttgtttttaaatcctTGAAGGGCGTTTCATCTGTCCGACATAGCCAAAACACTCATTGATGTTCTTGCCGTTTTAATCcgattgtatttttatattattttcgttgttattgttttatggttCCCTTAGATGGTAAGTATAGTTATAAGAAGAAACACCACAAGGCACAAACCCAGAAACTATTTTAGCTCTTTATTTGTGACTATATCTGTAAAGGAGAGTGAAGGGAACGACTGCTACGCACGTGAATATTCTCCTTTTTACTGACCAAAGGACAGACGTCACGTGATATACTAAAGGAGAGCAATGACACATTTACGTTTGTACCGCCTTCACAGAAGGATTTACGGTGACTTAATAAAAGTAATGCATCAAATGAAGTGCAGGTCCAAGGTTAACATCAGCATTAACCAGAACTCCAAGAGCAACGAGCCATTACATCGATTGTTTCGTAGTCTTGAGAATATACTGCCAAACAATGTTGTGGTTAGTACTGACATAACTCATTAGATCTATTATTCATATGCTTTCCTTTCAGCCTGATGAAGAACGAGGGTTAATCATGCGGGCTCCCCCGTTCTCATCCGTAATCAACCGTCTGTAACAATGAGTCTAATACAGGTAATTACCAAGGAATAAAGGCTCGCTGGCTTTTTGGATGAAGATTGGCATGTTGATGGATGCAAGGATGGACGAGCAGGGGTTGTATGAGGGTGAAGCTGAACAGTCACGACAAAGAgggaaaggacacacacacacacacacacacagtcggtgCTTCGAGAGGTCCTACTGGTCTAATAAAGACCTATAATGCTGGATAGGGCAGCGTGTGGTGCTGACTGCCAGGACaatgtatgtatacattttatttatgtgcaTTCAGAGGGTGAATAGGTGTTATTTCTAGGGAAGGCTGCcccaggccacacacacacacacccctgagcACCTCTACCTGGCACGGCAAACATGTATGGATATCTGCAACACACAAAATTGGCCGAAAATCAGATACTTCATTTCAACTCGCTCATATTTCTGCAACCACTTCATAGGCAAATGTCTGATGAGCTCTGGGCTGTCCCCCAAGGACACCGCACTCGAGAAACAACACAGAGTTGAGCTTCTTTCCACCATCTCCAGCAGCATcgttgtgtaatgtgtgtgaagagtgggaagggggggggggggggtatcttgCACCGGAGGCTAATACAATGAAAGTAAACATCAATTTGCATTTTCAAACTACTAATTTGCATTAGGTAACGCGTTACAAAATGTTTCAAAAGGAGATTGACGACCGCCAATGGGTTTACAGGTGCTCACGTTCAGGGGAACGTTTGACTCTCAAGGCCTTGAAGCAGTCTGGAGTTCAAGGAGCTGCAGCAGAATCAACTCTCAACTATTCAATCAACTCTTGACCACCTGCTGTTTCCTCCACGTTGACTTGCTCCTGTATAATGACGTTCTCTGCTCTCGCGCTGCCTCACTTCAAACCTACAGTCTCAGCTTCCACGTCGCTCTCGcgattttttaaattctccCCTCTTGACCCGACTGACGTCATCATTTCTCCTAAAAGCATTATAATCGTGTTAATAACACGGTTATGTTTTCCCCATAACACTTCTTATTATTCTCTCTTTAATGACGAATGTGATCCGGAGAGAAATTTGAAGTCATATGCAAGAGGTCAATTGAGATGTACATTGCTGTTGTGCAAATAATGTTCTCAAATCAATAAAATGCTAATTAAGTGAAACATTAATTTACAACTTAAATATGGGAAAGTGAGGAATACTTTGCCCTCGGAAAAAAACGGAACAATTATCGGAAACTTGTGCACAGGCTAGCCTAAAGAGATACAcggaagaggaaaagaagaaacaataaaCTGTATCATGCAAATAACATTTATACAGAAATATTGTAtattacaatgtgtgtgtgaatttgaaTATAAGGTTTAAAACATattatcagggttcgtacggtcatggaaaacctggtaaagtcatggaatttttaaatggtcatttccaggcctggaaaagtcatgggaaaaaacttaaatcataaaagttttggaaaagtcatggaaatttgttataatcacatgttcattttcgcagagtttgaaataattaatatgttttttaaagaaagacgctcaatttataagccggcgtacgctctcgatacgcaacattttctacatttttcagagatttcagtttggtgattgaaatttggtttaaagtcctggaaaagtccttgaaatccattggtcaaaatgtgtaagagccCTGTATTATGTGTGTTGTGGCAATGCTAATAAAGAGAGGAACACATGGGAGACTGCTTTGTGTGGCGGTGCAGCggcaacacaaatatatttaaaagtatataggACAACGAAAGGAAAATGCCTCCCTCAGTCTCCAGGTGTTTCCACGTATTAGCTTGATTAGGACTGTCAGCAGGCTGTAGAGGCGTTGCTCGATGGACACCCGGCAGACCCTCTACTCTCCGAGCTGTGAGGGGTGTCACGTCTCAACGTCATTCTCATTGGTTGTTGAAGTTTGGTAATCGACCCAGATTCGGTCGATCTTTTCCTCGAAATTCAGAATTCACCGACACTTCTTTTCTCCCCAACCAGGTGTCGGATGATTCCTCCGACTCCCTCGAGCCGGGGCCGGTCAGCTGCTTGGAGCCCTACCTGGTGCGGAGGCTGTCGAGCCGGACGATCCAGTTGCCCCCGCTGGCCTTTCGACAGGCCGAGCAGTACTACTGCGACCGCAAGCCGGAATCGGACCCAGCCACGGGTCCGGCCCGGCCCACAACACTGTCGCTACGCACCCCGCCGCTCATCGCCATCACCTCCGCCGACACCAGCAGGTAGGAAGgcgtggacgtgtgtgtgtgtgagagtttgagtgtgtgtgtgtgtgtccgtctttTCCTTACAAAATAACTTCCAGTGAACCAGGTAATTAGAGTCGGGTGTTATTAGAGTGGAGTGGTTTAATCGATACAGCAGCTGTCTGATGTGAGTGAAGACACATCTCTGGCTAAGTGCTTGACACGGTGCTTACAGGTTGAAATGCAATTACCCATTTACCGGTGGCTGtgtcatgttttattgtgaTCTAACACACATTTTGAGATTCTGTGCTTTTTGTCTCCATATATGTAAGCAGGGCGTCAGCAACTGTTTAAAGCGACTCCTTCCAATCCACCACAGTACGCATTTCATCCCATTTCCTTGTCAAagttatggtattgtatcgtaATGGACGACTGGATATGTGTCCAAGATTGCTGGTAATTGTTTTACCCGGGTCAATTAGTTATATTTAAGACAAATCAATAACGTTGTGCAATGTGTGAATTTAGTTGTCAACAGGCCATTTgaatattcattttatttaagcgtctttgtgtattcagAAAAGCGCCATGtaagttttaattattattactattaagcCATAGTTGAAGTATGACTACAAAGAAGGAGAACTGAAAAAGCCTTTACTGGGGCAGCATGTCATGGTGATGGATTACTGTTCCACACAACTTCCAAGCCTCTAATTGAGCTTCATACCAGTCATTACCAGAAACGAATGGATGCCTGAAAGGTAGGAAATCAATTATTTACAATTTGAAAAATGGTTGGCAGCAATACAAAGTGTGCTGGATGTGTCGTGTGCTAATAATGCACACCACTGGTTTTTCAATTTGTGTGACTCATCAAATAACTCGGCCCAATAGATGTTTTTCACCTCTGGCACTTACTGATCTCAAAACAGGGAATGTTATTCACTATTTAAACACGACCAACAAGATAAAACAAGATAAAACAACTCAGGGGATTTTTGAAACACCTTTGCCACAAAATATGTTCTCATTTAGCTCGGTGATTTTGATGAATCTCCTCCACAATAGCCGTGTACATCtaatgtattcatacatttcaaaCTGTAAATGTCCAAGCGTGTGTGATATTTCGTGAAGCATATCGCAAAGGCCCGATGTCGGCCTCAAAGTCTCCGTTTTAGAGGTAATGACGACGACTTAGTTTTACAACCAAGAGAAGACAAACAAACGAATGAGCAAATGGTCGGCATCCCTTTCTTACGCCTGGAAAACGTGACCAAAAAGTTGTTGTCACGGCGTTGTCACGACGTTGTCGACTCCATCACAAACCGAACCTGCGACCCACAGCGAAGAACCGTAGTCAAGTCAGTCGTTGGGATGAGACGACAAAGTGCCGGATGTACAGCGGAGGCAGCTCGTCCTCTCTGAATGAATGTCGGCAAACCTTTCCGTGAACTTCAGAAAAGGGCAAACTATTCCCGAGTGTTTACAGCTCACTGCtctttaaacatgttttcaatTACGTCAACGCCTTTTTGATTATATCACCGTGTGGATTCATTGTTATTCCGCCCTTGAACTTTAGGAAAGCCCATGACACCACGAGTTATGTCCCATCATGTTAAAACCATACCCAGCAAAAGATTGACTGCTTTCATAACACGACTGACTAAAGCACGAGCCGTTAAAGGGGAACACAGACTGTCGGGAGAGGACGGGCGACAGGCCCTACATCCTGACTTTGCTTCAAGCTCGACTCATCCATCATTCAGCACAGCGGTGAGGGGAAAATGTACAGTTGTAAAACATTAAGGATGGAAGTGCAACTTCTGAGTGACTTCAGTGAGATTGACTTTGGATGTGGCTTCATGCGACTCTCTTCAGGATCAATGCACGGACCAATCGGGCTAAGTAGTGCTCTATTCTTCCATTATCAtcatccttcctcttccttctcctccttcttcttccgactcctcctccctcctcctccttccctcctggaggcctcctccacacacacgtcactttaacatgcactttaacatgcactttaacttaaacacacgtcacatgtaacatacactttaacttaaacacacatgtctcttgaaacgcacacctaaacactttaacgttatttgattatctttgtttatctttatcttatttgtttatctttatttatcttatttgtttatctttatcttatcttatacttaagttaatacacactttgcactgttgctgtcgcgttgattgttgtttgtcatgtcaaatgttgcacctttcgccaaaaaaatttcctcgtttgtgtaaacattcctggcaataaacggattctgattctgattctgattctgattagaCTCTCTCATGATTGGAATGTAAAACAAAGTCCATTAAACAGTTCCAACGCTGCAAACACTTTAATTCATAGGATTGCCTCGAAATACATCGGCTTATATTGATTGTGCCGTAACAGGCAAGTCCCAATACTACAAATCGAACATGAAACAACGTTGAGTTTTGTTCGGTTTTCGTGGACATCGATGTCGTTTCAATTAGAATCACAAGAATTACAGATGGGCACAACTCACAACCAACACATCAACAAATGAACAGATTGAAACACGGACCAACCGATGTTAATTATGTCACTACGATGTGAAAAAGGGATATGATGTATAAGTATGTCCTGACAAAGGCTGAACCAGCATCAATAATAGCATATTGGCCCAATGCCAGATCAAATCAAGAGATCAGTGCGTTGAATTCACAAACAATAACACGTCATCCCAAGAGTTGGACGTAATtagtttttctctcttctttcttcggATGTTACTTTCGTCTGTTGTGTACTGCCTTAAAGTATTCAAGAAATGCAAGATAACAAAATctgtattaaaaaatattaattatagAAAGCACCGTGTGACTTGAAGCACTCATGTTGACTGCTGACAGAGCTACACATCTCACACCATGTTTGATGTTTACAAAGTCAATAAatccagtgacacacacacacacacacacacatacacacaatgatacatacactaccgttcaaaagtttggggtcatccagacaatttcgtgtcttccatgaaaactcacttttatttatcaaatgaattgaaaattgaatagaaaatatagtcaagacattgacaaggttagaaataatgattaatatttgaagtattaattttgttcttcaaacttcaagctcaaaggaaggccagttgtatagcttatatcattatctttcttgaaaaaactgtttttctttgaaaaataaagacatttctaagtgaccccaaacttttgaacggtagtgtatatatatatatatatatatatatatatatatatgcacggTGTGTCATCGTAGTGTCCCATATAGTACATTGTTTGGTGAAGGTGACTCCCACTGCATGCATGACTGGATATGATCTTCCCCAAGACTGTGCTTGGGGTCAGAGTAATGGAAAATAAACGAGAGGTCTGAGGTCAGGAGTCAGCTGTGCTGCTCTATCAGCTCACAGCTGGATTCCAGAAGAAGAGTCGGTTCGGGTTGAATGCCGCTTGTGGCGAATTGCAAAGGAGTACGGCTACCTTCAGAGCAGGTCCACCGCCGGTGAAGTGCACCGTGGACTTTGTGGCGGCTTTAGAGGCGGGCCGGCACAAAGTCCACACACGAGCTCCCGGGGTGGGCGTGCGAGGCTTCGCTCTGTTTCATTTGCCGGCCGCTTAGTTTTTTTTAAGCCACCTTAGTTCTGAGGGGGGATTACCTTTCTGCTGCTATCGCAGGAGAGGCTGTAATCCCCGTGTACACCGTTATCTTCCTTGGTAGCAATGGGCTTGAGCTGCAATGGAAGCAGTGTTCCCTGAAAGCCCCATAAATgatgaacaacagaggaggagaggtttaACGCGGTGGCTGGACCCGTAGACGTCACAGGTGCACACAGACATCCTCACTTTAATTACTGTCCAGCTGAGCTTACTTTACCTGCAGAGTTtaactcctcttcttcacttctACACACACGGATACTCCTGGGATAAACCGATGGGGTGACCTGGTTAAGTGTTATATGATGTTGGCCACCTGGCTCTCTGTCCACTCCctttctcctgctctctcctcgcaTGGAGGATTCGAGGGGAGGTGCCCTGGGTGGGTCGCTCATGTTTTATGGATCACCCTGCTCCCTATATCGCGTTGCGCTTTTTCGTTGCAGGGGACTTGGGAAGAGCAGCGCTATGTCCAGTTGGTTTTACGCGCACCGTGGGTGAAGTGAAGTGCACAGGTCGCAGTGGTAACGTGGAATGACCATCCGCCCGCGGGGACCGTCCtggcagccgccgccgccgcggcagCTCGAGCGCCTTGCTGGAATGGGCGTGCACGGAGGAAGCGGGGAGCGTTTGGAGACCCGATTTAATTGAGTCGAGTTCCCTCCCGGAGCTCCACATGTGGGACACTGACTCTTCAAACCGCAGATGTAGGTCGTGGTGCGTAACTGGGTTCACGGTTGGTTCTGTCCGATGTGTTTTTGCGGGGCAGTGATGATGGAGTTTAACTCATTacgtgagataaaaaaaaaaaactgggcGTGAAGCACCCAGAGTGGCTTTAAAGTTGCCTTTATTGCTTACAGGCCAATAGTTTTGCATTCGAAGatctatatttttttctttcgatTTCAAAAAATATCTCAAAATACACCTGGACTCGCAGCGCTGTGAAGTCCCTCCCTTCACCTCGACCCCCGGGACATTCCATATGCCtctaaagagtttattattgttGCGCACTATTTTAAAACCGACGCGTTGGGGAGGATGGACCCCGCCGCCTCCCGGACAGTGGGCACGGCGTCTCTGGCTGCCGGCGGCGGCACCGGCGCGAGCGCGAAGGCGCCCAAACATCTGTGGAGGCAGAACCAGCCCGCCGCGCTCTCTCCGCTCCACCACGCGCTGGCAGTGCGCAAGAACGACCGCGTGAGACAAAGAGGCTTTTCGGACACCGAGAGATACCTCAAACCGAGGACCATGGACCGGACTTACGCCGTGGACACGGGGCACCGACCCGGGCTGAAGAAATCCAGGATGTCGTGGCCGTCGTCGTTTCAAGGTCTTCGACGGTAAGGGCAAAAAGGGAAACGCGCCTTTCTTCCTCTCGCGTCGCTTTCCGAGCCCCCCTCGGTGAACATGGGCGTTGTGTGCACGACCGACGCGCGGCAGCGGAGGAGTCCTCTCGGCTCGCGTCGAGTCCGAACTTTGAGGAGGTTATTCGGTTTTGGCTTCAGCCTCTGTGTGCACGACCTCTGCTTATGAGTGTTCTGGTACCGACGCGATGGATAAAGTGGACTCTGGTCGTTCCACAGCGAGGAGACTGAAACGGACGCACGGATATCGTCACAACACCATCGCGGTGTAACGCCTCTCCCCCACTTTTAAGAGTGGAATAACGAGTGTTTCATGTATTTAGATTGAGTTACAATACCGGAGCTTACGCGCGGCTACAGATGGCGGTTACATTTAGGTCAGAAAGATGCATCTGAAGCCTGAAAATGATTGTTAATTTCTgggaaataaatgtgaaaagttGAAATGATGAAGTACACCTGTTATCGAAGGTGTTCGTCATCAGCTCATATCTAATAAATGGACTAAAGCTGGCACACTCAGGTTACTTAGTGAAGAATGATAACagagacagaaaagaaaaggtaGGCGTTGCCCAAAGGCAGGTCACAGAGGATAGCCCCAACACAACACATGCtgtcacccccccccttttttaaaaaaagaagtgttttgTGATCTTCAATATCTTCATTACCGTTTAGCTTTAAGATGACCGGGTCTACTTTTCATGTTTGAAAATATGCTCTCTGTTCTCTATGAGGGAAAGGGGGCGGTAAAGCGTCAGCCGATATCTTCACAAATATAAAATGACACTCCCAATAATCAGAATCACTACACACAACCACGAGGACGAGCTTAGCACATGCATGAGTTGggtcttcaattcaattcacttttcatttgattttgtatagcccaaaatgtaaaattacaaatgtgcctcgtCAGACATCGCTTGCACCAACGTATTTAACCAGAGCAGATGCTGTAAAATGTTGCCAGTTGTATTGAAGCCagcatacagagagacagacagagagacagagacagagagagagagacagagagacagacagacagacagctctGCACTCTGACAGTGTGGGGGAAATGTTTCTGCTCTAATTACTCACT
It contains:
- the LOC130197138 gene encoding cAMP-specific 3',5'-cyclic phosphodiesterase 4D; the encoded protein is MQEDERSGDDSQRDSVSDDSSDSLEPGPVSCLEPYLVRRLSSRTIQLPPLAFRQAEQYYCDRKPESDPATGPARPTTLSLRTPPLIAITSADTSR